A single window of Athene noctua chromosome 1, bAthNoc1.hap1.1, whole genome shotgun sequence DNA harbors:
- the CD93 gene encoding complement component C1q receptor: protein MAIAGLLLLLLPVWGSGGEDAEVVCAGTACYTLHRAELGWNGAQERCRHNGGNLAPVRGPGEAERLRELLVAASWLGPAWIGLSLSRGQCTQPQEPLRGFAWAVGGEPGNYSAWLSEPAITCLSSRCVSLRLAGPAGTIGWADRPCRSALPAFLCKFSFRGMCGPLPLAGPGRVSYTTPFGVHSPRLAAAPFGTLAEAYCEGSKGPAFTLCKGPLEGGGFAWHPPGPLCPVACAHHNGGCQHRCLEGPGEPPRCTCHPGYVLAPDMASCLPEDACHPNPCQGTCQTRPGGFECTCEAGYTLAPDGLHCLDVDECLAEPCQHECHNMAGSFICLCWPGYRPTEPGGHHCHDEDECAQPGVCPQLCLNVPGSFHCACRPGYQRQPDGGDACLDVDECLRDPCPGPCRNLPGGFQCLCPSGFPPEEDGHGCHASPTAGEEPTGAPNSTPWTTGIPQTTGILQTTGAPRTMGIPQTLGIPVGMMPTAPTAVGAAPGPEHTTDGPRLLLYYILGSLVAILLLLAFALVLLACRKRAAKQEKRPAKSAADNYCWVPEQPESHRAGSEHSGWDKQ, encoded by the exons ATGGCCAtcgctgggctgctgctgctgttgttgccGGTGTGGGGGTCTGGCGGGGAGGACGCCGAGGTGGTCTGCGCCGGTACCGCCTGCTACACCCTGCACCGGGCCGAGCTGGGCTGGAACGGCGCCCAGGAACGCTGCCGGCACAATGGTGGCAACCTGGCTCCGGTCCGCGGCCCCGGGGAGGCTGAGCGGCTGCGGGAGCTGCTGGTGGCGGCCAGCTGGCTGGGCCCAGCCTGGATTGGGCTGTCGCTGTCGAGGGGCCAGTGCACCCAGCCACAGGAGCCACTGCGGGGCTTTGCCTGGGCGGTCGGCGGGGAGCCCGGTAACTACTCGGCCTGGCTTTCCGAGCCCGCCATCACCTGCCTCAGTTCCCGCTGCGTCAGCCTGCGGCTGGCCGGGCCCGCCGGCACCATCGGCTGGGCCGACCGCCCGTGCCGGTCCGCGctgcctgccttcctctgcaAGTTCAGCTTCCGGGGGATGTGTGGGCCCCTGCCGCTGGCCGGGCCTGGCCGGGTCAGCTACACCACCCCTTTCGGGGTGCACAGCCCCCGGCTGGCGGCGGCCCCCTTCGGCACGCTGGCGGAGGCCTACTGCGAGGGGAGTAAGGGTCCGGCCTTTACCCTCTGCAAGGGGCCGCTGGAGGGGGGAGGATTTGCCTGGCACCCCCCCGGGCCCCTCTGCCCCGTCGCCTGTGCCCACCACAACGGGGGCTGCCAGCACCGCTGCCTGGAGGGGCCAGGGGAGCCCCCGCGCTGCACCTGCCATCCCGGCTACGTCCTGGCCCCTGACATGGCCTCCTGCCTGCCTGAGGATGCCTGCCACCCCAACCCCTGCCAGGGGACCTGCCAGACCCGGCCCGGCGGCTTCGAGTGCACCTGTGAGGCCGGCTACACCCTGGCACCCGATGGCCTCCACTGCCTGGACGTGGATGAGTGCCTGGCCGAGCCCTGCCAGCACGAGTGCCACAACATGGCTGGCAGCTTCATCTGCCTCTGCTGGCCTGGCTACCGGCCAACGGAGCCGGGTGGCCATCACTGCCACGATGAGGATGAGTGTGCCCAGCCTGGCGTttgcccccagctctgcctcaaCGTCCCCGGCTCCTTCCACTGCGCCTGCCGACCCGGCTACCAGCGCCAGCCCGATGGCGGCGATGCCTGTCTGGATGTGGACGAGTGCCTGCGGGACCCCTGTCCCGGGCCCTGCCGCAACCTGCCTGGTGGCTTCCAGTGCCTCTGCCCCTCCGGCTTCCCCCCAGAGGAGGATGGACATGGCTGCCATGCCTCACCCACTGCTGGAGAGGAGCCCACAGGGGCCCCCAACAGCACCCCATGGACCACGGGCATCCCACAGACCACAGGCATCCTCCAGACCACAGGTGCCCCACGGACCATGGGCATCCCTCAGACCCTGGGCATCCCCGTCGGGATGATGCCAACAGCCCCCACAGCAGTAGGGGCAGCACCTGGCCCCGAGCACACCACCGATGGCCCCAGGCTGCTCCTCTACTACATCCTGGGCAGCCTGGTAgccatcctgctgctgctggcctttGCCCTGGTCCTTCTGGCCTGCAGGAAGAGGGCAGCCAAGCAGGAGAAGCGGCCAGCCAAAAGTGCCGCGGACAACTACTGCTGGGTGCCTGAGCAGCCGGAGAGCCACCGGGCGGGCAGCGAGCACAG TGGCTGGGACAAGCAGTGA
- the THBD gene encoding thrombomodulin: MRRVHVPPPPPLLLLLAGLGLGLGGDPELVAPSGTQCLEHDCFSIFWATRPFAEASAACKRGGGHLMTVRSTVAEDAIVVLLQNRSGHLWLGLHLSPPCTEPAQRLRGFQWVTGDHHTDYSNWASLGRRCGERCVTVSQELRWEERRCKEPADGFLCEYNYAGSCPRLPPAEGLFVTYTTPFGAQGGDFLALPPHSTAFIPAIGLKLHCDEKEGEGLCWGCATPGAWPCRLANGGCEGTCREEGGRPHCSCPDGKVLEADGRNCKSPCADAPCKHHCIVTGTTFVCMCDSGYQLAADGSSCEDVDDCAMVPKLCEQVCVNTEGGFECHCRLGYKMLDGHCQLSSHCYEAPCEQQCEDVPDGYRCGCFPGYAVNPHMPTHCRLHCNSSQCPAKCDPHNESCECPEGFILDEKNNSEKVCVDFDECDMNFCQHNCTNHFGSYECHCLAGYQLFDENYCIKISEEDEQETFSGDLRPEPQTPIPSRTPPKAVHLHPGVLMGIAVGVLSVALALLALGYHLAKKSCRPPTTMDYKCSSPHEKEMGLQPVTSGCAASGQKL, from the coding sequence ATGCGGCGGGTCCatgtcccgccgccgccgccgctgctgctgctgctggccgggctggggctggggctggggggggacccGGAGCTGGTCGCCCCCTCAGGCACGCAGTGCCTGGAGCACGACTGCTTCAGCATCTTCTGGGCAACGCGGCCCTTCGCGGAGGCCAGCGCGGCCTGCAAACGGGGCGGTGGGCACCTGATGACTGTCCGCTCCACCGTGGCGGAGGACGCTATCGTCGTCTTGCTGCAGAACCGCAGTGGGCATCTGTGGCTTGGGTTGCATCTGTCTCCTCCTTGTACCGAACCGGCCCAGCGCCTCCGCGGTTTCCAGTGGGTGACGGGCGATCACCACACCGATTATTCCAACTGGGCGTCGTTGGGGCGGCGGTGCGGAGAGCGCTGCGTGACCGTGTCGCAGGAGCTGCGGTGGGAAGAGCGGCGTTGCAAGGAGCCAGCCGACGGCTTCCTCTGCGAGTACAACTACGCCGGCAGCTGCCCTCGCCTGCCTCCCGCTGAGGGGCTGTTTGTCACCTACACCACTCCTttcggcgcccagggcggggacTTTCTGGCCTTGCCACCACACAGCACTGCCTTCATCCCGGCCATCGGGCTGAAGCTACACTGCGATGAGAAGGAAGGcgaggggctgtgctggggctgcgcCACCCCGGGAGCTTGGCCCTGCCGCCTGGCCAATGGGGGCTGCGAGGGGACGTGTCGTGAGGAGGGCGGCAGGCCGCACTGCTCCTGCCCCGATGGCAAGGTGCTGGAAGCCGACGGCCGCAACTGCAAGTCACCCTGCGCTGACGCGCCCTGCAAACATCACTGCATCGTCACTGGCACCACCTTCGTCTGCATGTGTGACTCAGGCTACCAGCTGGCTGCCGACGGCAGCAGTTGTGAGGATGTGGATGACTGCGCCATGGTGCCAAAGCTGTGCGAACAAGTCTGCGTCAACACCGAGGGCGGCTTCGAGTGCCACTGCCGCCTTGGCTACAAGATGCTGGATGGGCACTGCCAGCTCAGCTCCCACTGCTACGAGGCACCCTGTGAGCAGCAATGCGAGGACGTGCCTGACGGGTACCGCTGCGGCTGCTTCCCTGGCTACGCCGTGAACCCGCACATGCCCACCCACTGCAGGCTGCACTGCAACAGTAGCCAGTGCCCAGCCAAGTGCGACCCTCACAACGAGTCCTGTGAGTGCCCCGAGGGCTTTATACTGGatgaaaaaaacaacagtgaGAAGGTCTGTGTGGACTTTGATGAGTGTGACATGAACTTCTGCCAACACAACTGCACCAACCACTTCGGTAGTTACGAGTGCCACTGCCTTGCTGGCTACCAGCTCTTTGATGAGAATTACTGCATCAAAATCTCGGAGGAGGACGAGCAGGAAACGTTCTCGGGGGATTTAAGGCCTGAACCCCAGACACCCATCCCCAGCCGGACACCACCAAAGGCTGTGCATCTCCACCCTGGCGTGCTGATGGGCATTGCTGTGGGCGTCCTCTCTGTGGCCCTGGCTCTGCTGGCCCTGGGCTACCACCTGGCAAAGAAGTCCTGCAGGCCCCCTACTACCATGGATTACAAGTGCAGCAGCCCCCACGAAAAGGAGATGGGACTTCAGCCGGTCACCTCAGGGTGTGCCGCCTCTGGCCAGAAACTATAG
- the SSTR4 gene encoding somatostatin receptor type 4 has translation MSADAEQLLAGAQVAGVPLWTVSSWAASEVPPNTSTAAGEAGWQQGQAEWGEITGMVVIQCIYALVCLLGLLGNSLVIFVILRYAKMKTATNIYLLNLAIADELFMLSIPFVATSAALHHWPFGRALCRTVLGVDGLNMFTSVFCLTVLSLDRYIAVVHPLRAATYRRPRVAKMVNGGVWLLSLLVASPIPIFAGTATTHDGQAVACNLLWPSPAWSAAFVVYTTLLGFLLPVLAMGLCYLLIVGKMRAVAQRVGWQQRRRSEGKLTRLVLMVVAMFVVCWMPFYVVQLVNLLLPGRLDATVNNASLILSYSNSCANPILYGFLSENFRHSFHGVLRRCLDASLCCCHTEEGTTEEEDEEPLDYCAAPRGDDKGKGCMCPPLPCQQEPIHPQPCCKPGPLLAKTTAF, from the coding sequence ATGAGTGCCGATGCcgagcagctcctggctggggcCCAGGTGGCCGGTGTGCCCCTCTGGACCGTATCCAGCTGGGCTGCCTCTGAGGTGCCCCCCAATACCAGCACGGCAGCTGGGgaggctggctggcagcaggggcagGCGGAGTGGGGCGAGATCACAGGCATGGTGGTGATCCAGTGCATCTATGCCCTGGTGtgcctgctggggctgctgggcaaCTCCCTCGTGATCTTCGTCATCCTGCGCTACGCCAAGATGAAGACGGCCACCAACATCTACCTGCTCAACCTGGCCATTGCCGACGAACTCTTCATGCTCAGCATCCCCTTCGTGGCCACGTCAGCCGCCCTGCACCACTGGCCCTTTGGCCGGGCCCTGTGCCGCACCGTGCTGGGTGTTGATGGGCTCAACATGTTCACCAGCGTCTTCTGCTTGACCGTTCTCAGCCTGGACCGCTACATTGCTGTGGTGCACCCACTGAGGGCAGCCACCTACCGCCGTCCTCGGGTGGCCAAGATGGTCAATGGGGGCGTGTGGCTTCTCTCGTTGCTGGTGGCTTCGCCCATCCCCATCTTTGCTGGTACGGCAACCACCCACGATGGCCAAGCAGTGGCCTGCAACCTCCTGTGGCCAAGTCCGGCCTGGTCAGCCGCTTTTGTGGTCTACACCACCTTGCTGGGCTTCTTGCTGCCGGTGTTGGCCATGGGGCTGTGTTACCTGCTGATCGTGGGCAAGATGCGGGCAGTGGCACAGCGGGTGGGCTGGCAGCAGCGTCGGCGCTCTGAGGGCAAGCTGACACGCCTGGTGCTGATGGTGGTTGCCATGTTTGTGGTCTGCTGGATGCCCTTCTATGTGGTTCAGCTGGTCAACCTCCTGCTGCCTGGCCGCCTAGATGCCACCGTCAACAACGCCTCCCTCATCCTCAGCTACTCCAACAGCTGTGCCAACCCCATCCTCTATGGCTTCCTCTCTGAAAATTTCCGGCACTCCTTCCACGGCGTGCTGCGCCGCTGCCTCGACgccagcctctgctgctgccacacCGAGGAGGGGACCACCGAGGAGGAGGACGAAGAGCCCCTCGACTACTGCGCCGCTCCCCGGGGGGATGACAAGGGCAAGGGCTGCATGtgcccacccctgccctgccagcaggaGCCCAttcacccccagccctgctgcaagCCCGGACCCCTCCTCGCAAAGACCACCGCTTTCTAG